In the genome of Candoia aspera isolate rCanAsp1 chromosome 1, rCanAsp1.hap2, whole genome shotgun sequence, one region contains:
- the LOC134487517 gene encoding prolyl-tRNA synthetase associated domain-containing protein 1-like, whose product MARQPPAVGALRQALEVHLQGLGIQALSVEHPEVFTVEEMMPYVQHLKGAHSKNLFLKDKKKKGFWLVTVLHDRQINLNDLAKKLGVGSGNLRFADEAAMLDKLKVGQGCATPLALFCDQGNVNFVLDAGFLEGGHDRLYFHPMTNAATMGLHPDDFLKFLKFTGHEPIIVHFD is encoded by the exons ATGGCTAGGCAGCCGCCGGCGGTGGGGGCGCTTCGACAGGCGCTGGAGGTTCACTTGCAGGGCCTGGGCATCCAAGCGCTCAGCGTGGAACACCCCGAA GTATTCACAGTTGAAGAAATGATGCCTTATGTACAACACTTAAAAGGAGCTCACAGCAAAAATCTTTTCCTTAAAGATAAGAAGAAAAAAGGCTTTTGGCTGGTGACAGTTCTGCATGATCGACAAATCAATTTAAACGATTTGGCAAAGAAGCTGGGTGTTGGAAGTGGGAACCTGCGCTTTGCTGATGAAGCAGCCATGTTAGACAAGCTGAAAGTTGGCCAGGGATGTGCAACCCCCTTAGCTCTTTTCTGTGACCAGGGAAATGTGAACTTTGTTTTGGATGCTGGCTTTCTGGAAGGAGGTCATGATAGGCTTTATTTTCACCCAATGACCAATGCAGCAACTATGGGACTGCACCCAGATGACTTTCTAAAATTTCTGAAGTTCACAGGACATGAGCCTATAATTGTGCATTTTGATTAA